From the genome of Halobellus litoreus, one region includes:
- a CDS encoding MFS transporter, whose translation MIFLVNLARVVFAPLLQEFIVVFQIGEGTAGLIATAAWLGSALLRVPTGWILTRVPRHRVILVTGGLLAGAATFTAGATSVAMVAVGALLMGLASGIYFVAANPLVSELYPERVGWALGVHGMSSQVAAVAAAPLVTLVLTVFVDWRLVFVAVAVAAAAVTLALFSAARSTDLPDAGADDRDLIGAIRAEWRVVGLSVAVVGTTGFVWQGLFNFYELYMSTKGLSDTTARNLLTVIFAAGVPAFFVSGRLADTLPRVPYILSIVGSFTVCVLVLTVTSGLVPLIVLTALIGYVLHSLFPAIDTYLLDTLPDGTRASAYAWYSGGMMVVQATGSSAVGALRETGLAYDRIFSRLALGLAVVVVGLLVLQRSGRLPQSATRE comes from the coding sequence ATGATCTTCCTGGTCAACCTCGCGAGGGTCGTCTTCGCGCCGCTGCTCCAGGAGTTCATCGTGGTGTTTCAGATCGGCGAGGGGACTGCCGGCCTGATCGCGACGGCGGCGTGGCTGGGCAGCGCGCTGTTGCGCGTCCCGACCGGGTGGATCCTCACGCGGGTCCCCCGCCACCGAGTCATTCTGGTGACGGGTGGGCTCCTCGCCGGCGCGGCGACGTTCACCGCCGGCGCGACGTCGGTCGCGATGGTCGCCGTCGGCGCGCTGTTGATGGGTCTGGCCTCCGGCATCTACTTCGTCGCGGCGAACCCGCTCGTCAGCGAACTCTACCCGGAGCGCGTCGGCTGGGCGCTGGGCGTCCACGGGATGTCGAGCCAGGTGGCGGCCGTCGCGGCCGCGCCGCTGGTGACGCTCGTCCTCACCGTGTTCGTCGACTGGCGGCTCGTGTTCGTCGCCGTCGCCGTCGCCGCCGCCGCCGTCACGCTCGCGCTGTTCTCCGCGGCCCGGTCGACCGACCTCCCCGACGCCGGCGCCGACGACAGAGACCTGATCGGCGCGATCCGTGCCGAATGGCGGGTCGTGGGACTCAGCGTCGCCGTCGTGGGCACGACCGGATTCGTCTGGCAGGGGCTGTTCAACTTCTACGAGCTGTATATGAGCACGAAGGGGCTCTCCGACACGACCGCGAGGAACCTTCTCACGGTGATCTTCGCCGCCGGAGTGCCGGCGTTCTTCGTGTCGGGCCGGCTGGCAGACACGCTGCCCCGGGTTCCGTACATCCTCTCGATCGTCGGCTCCTTCACCGTCTGCGTCCTCGTCTTGACGGTCACGTCCGGTCTCGTGCCGCTGATCGTCCTGACGGCGCTGATCGGGTACGTGCTCCACAGCCTGTTCCCGGCGATCGACACGTACCTGCTCGATACGCTCCCCGACGGGACGCGAGCGAGCGCGTACGCGTGGTACTCCGGCGGGATGATGGTCGTCCAGGCCACCGGCTCCTCGGCCGTCGGCGCGCTCCGCGAAACGGGGCTGGCGTACGACCGCATCTTCTCGCGGCTGGCGCTTGGACTCGCCGTCGTCGTCGTCGGCCTCCTCGTCCTCCAGCGCAGCGGTCGGTTGCCACAGTCGGCGACCCGCGAGTGA
- a CDS encoding Hsp20/alpha crystallin family protein yields MSGFERLDGGDAPERLKELGESIAENALERVGRGVARVQERTPLPYDLLESDDAYLVVFDAPGIRRKDVQVRFVDREVRVTIDRFRTFHEGFEMRFPGRGLSLDGAAPLPEGVAVDPESATATVTEAGTLQVEIPKRGGDVEA; encoded by the coding sequence ATGAGCGGCTTCGAACGACTCGACGGCGGCGACGCCCCCGAACGGCTGAAAGAACTCGGCGAGTCGATCGCCGAGAACGCGCTCGAACGCGTCGGACGCGGCGTCGCCCGGGTGCAGGAACGGACGCCGCTGCCGTACGACCTCCTGGAGAGCGACGACGCGTACCTCGTCGTCTTCGACGCGCCCGGCATCCGTCGCAAGGACGTGCAGGTCCGCTTCGTCGACCGCGAGGTCCGCGTCACGATCGACCGGTTCCGAACCTTCCACGAGGGCTTCGAGATGCGCTTCCCCGGCCGCGGACTGTCTCTGGACGGCGCAGCGCCGCTTCCCGAGGGCGTCGCCGTCGACCCCGAAAGTGCCACCGCGACGGTCACCGAGGCCGGGACGCTACAGGTGGAGATCCCCAAACGCGGCGGCGACGTCGAGGCGTGA
- a CDS encoding 2-amino-3,7-dideoxy-D-threo-hept-6-ulosonate synthase, with protein sequence MNAGLSARLDRVSTGGRYLVVPMDHGITLGAVKGLVDLESTVDSITRGGADAVLTQKGVAPRVHPNKNGKGYIVHLNGSTVIGPDEEDKRRTGSVEAALRAGADAVSFHINVGSDHEPDQLTELGELTETAHRLGVPVLAMSYARGPGVDEHDAGSLSHAVRIAEELGADVVKTAYSGDAGSFERVCEATRLPVVIAGGSRGTDLETAKMVRGAMDAGAAGVSMGRSIFQHDDPEAITRAVSAIIHDDADVDDAIETAGLGLEA encoded by the coding sequence ATGAACGCAGGACTCTCGGCGCGGCTCGACCGCGTCTCGACAGGGGGGCGATACCTCGTCGTCCCGATGGACCACGGCATCACACTGGGGGCCGTAAAGGGCCTCGTCGACCTCGAATCGACGGTCGACTCGATCACGCGCGGCGGCGCGGACGCCGTCCTCACGCAGAAGGGCGTCGCCCCGCGCGTCCACCCGAACAAGAACGGGAAGGGCTACATCGTCCACCTCAACGGCTCGACCGTCATCGGCCCCGACGAGGAGGACAAGCGGCGGACCGGCTCGGTCGAGGCGGCGCTCCGCGCCGGCGCGGACGCGGTGTCGTTCCACATCAACGTCGGTAGCGACCACGAACCGGATCAGCTGACCGAACTCGGCGAGTTGACCGAGACGGCGCACCGACTCGGCGTCCCGGTGCTCGCGATGAGCTACGCGCGCGGGCCGGGCGTCGACGAACACGACGCCGGGAGCCTCTCGCACGCCGTCCGAATCGCCGAGGAGTTGGGCGCGGACGTCGTGAAGACCGCCTACTCCGGCGACGCCGGCTCCTTCGAGCGCGTCTGCGAGGCGACCCGCCTGCCGGTCGTCATCGCGGGCGGCAGCCGCGGAACCGACCTGGAGACCGCGAAGATGGTCCGCGGCGCGATGGACGCCGGTGCGGCCGGCGTGTCGATGGGGCGGTCGATCTTCCAGCACGACGACCCGGAGGCGATCACGCGCGCCGTCAGCGCGATCATCCACGACGACGCCGACGTCGACGACGCCATCGAGACCGCGGGCCTGGGACTCGAAGCGTAG
- a CDS encoding NAD-dependent epimerase/dehydratase family protein: MSRVVIVGCGYVGLELGRRLREADHDVTGVRRSDEGLDAVAAAGLDAQRADAADPDTLSALPDADWVVFAASSGGRGADAARRVYVEGLRNVIEAYGGRSSPPDRLVYTSSTGVYGDHDGDFVDEETPVDPTTEKTRVLAEAERVAREEAAAAGIDGTVTRFAGLYGPNRYRLDRYLEGPVTEGYLNMVHRDDAAGAVAFLLESDLARDDVVLVVDDEPVDKWTFADWLAAECDVPSPPKRTIDERLSDPDLSAAARRRLQTSKRCSNDRLRSLGYEFAYPTYRDGYRAAIEAYRSGADAASI, encoded by the coding sequence ATGTCCCGAGTCGTCATCGTCGGCTGCGGCTACGTCGGCCTCGAACTCGGCCGACGGCTCCGCGAGGCCGACCACGACGTGACCGGCGTCCGCCGCTCTGACGAGGGACTCGACGCCGTCGCCGCCGCCGGCCTCGACGCACAGCGCGCCGACGCCGCCGACCCCGACACGCTGTCCGCGCTTCCGGACGCCGACTGGGTCGTCTTCGCCGCCAGTTCCGGCGGTCGCGGCGCCGACGCCGCCCGCCGGGTCTACGTCGAGGGGCTCCGGAACGTAATCGAGGCGTACGGCGGCCGCTCGTCGCCGCCGGACCGCCTCGTCTACACCTCCTCGACCGGCGTCTACGGCGACCACGACGGCGACTTCGTCGACGAGGAGACGCCGGTCGACCCCACGACGGAGAAGACTCGCGTGCTCGCCGAAGCCGAGCGTGTCGCCCGCGAAGAGGCGGCCGCCGCCGGCATCGACGGCACGGTGACACGCTTCGCGGGGCTGTACGGCCCGAACCGCTATCGGCTCGACCGCTATCTCGAGGGACCGGTCACCGAGGGCTATCTGAATATGGTCCACCGCGACGACGCCGCCGGCGCGGTCGCGTTCCTCCTCGAATCGGATCTCGCCCGCGACGACGTCGTCCTCGTCGTCGACGACGAGCCGGTCGACAAGTGGACGTTCGCCGACTGGCTGGCCGCGGAGTGCGACGTGCCGTCCCCGCCGAAGCGGACGATCGACGAGCGCCTGTCCGATCCGGACCTCTCGGCGGCGGCGCGCCGCCGCCTCCAGACCAGCAAGCGCTGTTCGAACGACCGTCTGCGGTCGCTCGGCTACGAGTTCGCCTATCCGACCTATCGCGACGGCTACCGGGCGGCGATCGAGGCCTATCGCTCGGGTGCGGACGCGGCGTCGATCTGA
- a CDS encoding NUDIX hydrolase: protein MDLSGVSGHAADAVDDAGQQAAVLAPILYRDGEEYVLFTRRADHLGEHPGQMSFPGGSREPADADLRATALREADEEIGLRATETSVVGRLDDIRTVTDYSVRPFVAEVPDRSYDPDEREVAEVVALSVAELTDLDNYESERREHPTYGPRRIHFFHVDGYTVWGATGVMLLQLLELTTGWTAPEEPDRVVDPDAELPV, encoded by the coding sequence ATGGATCTCTCGGGGGTGTCGGGACACGCGGCGGACGCGGTCGACGACGCGGGTCAGCAGGCGGCGGTCCTCGCGCCGATCCTCTATCGGGACGGCGAGGAGTACGTCCTGTTCACGCGGCGCGCGGACCACCTGGGCGAACACCCCGGCCAGATGAGCTTCCCCGGCGGGTCGCGGGAGCCGGCGGACGCGGATCTGCGCGCCACGGCGCTCAGGGAAGCCGACGAAGAGATCGGACTCCGCGCCACCGAGACGAGCGTCGTCGGTCGACTCGACGACATCCGGACGGTCACCGACTACTCGGTGCGGCCGTTCGTCGCCGAGGTACCGGACCGCTCGTACGACCCCGACGAGCGCGAGGTCGCCGAGGTCGTCGCGCTCTCGGTCGCGGAGCTGACAGACCTCGACAACTACGAGTCCGAGCGCCGCGAACATCCCACGTACGGCCCGCGCCGCATCCACTTCTTCCACGTCGACGGCTACACCGTCTGGGGCGCGACCGGCGTGATGCTGCTGCAGTTGCTCGAACTGACGACCGGGTGGACGGCGCCCGAGGAGCCGGACCGCGTCGTCGACCCTGACGCGGAGCTGCCGGTCTGA
- a CDS encoding DUF5791 family protein, giving the protein MLYDAADDPARLTPTELREAYEAQLRAVVADRGVAAVAADTDVDADLLESLADGSVPQFRVEDAAAVLALDESRPDAEAIVLELRDHLLMAMTTGVVDVDTIASNVDLDLSGQEIQQALEGRTAMTLAQLAAIQQYLAERNDR; this is encoded by the coding sequence ATGCTGTACGACGCGGCCGACGACCCCGCACGCCTGACGCCGACGGAACTCCGCGAGGCGTACGAAGCACAACTCAGAGCCGTCGTGGCCGACCGCGGCGTCGCAGCCGTCGCGGCCGACACTGACGTCGACGCCGACCTCCTCGAATCGCTCGCCGACGGATCCGTGCCGCAGTTTCGCGTCGAGGACGCCGCGGCGGTGCTCGCGCTCGACGAGAGTCGGCCCGACGCGGAGGCGATCGTCTTGGAACTCCGCGATCACCTCCTGATGGCGATGACGACCGGCGTCGTCGACGTCGATACGATCGCCTCGAACGTCGATCTGGACCTCTCCGGACAGGAGATCCAGCAGGCGCTGGAGGGCCGGACGGCGATGACGCTCGCCCAGCTCGCGGCGATCCAGCAGTACCTCGCCGAACGCAACGACCGCTGA
- a CDS encoding aldo/keto reductase, which yields MATSQGTWGYRERFGDAFARTYFRRFGPGVVSSIGLGTYLGTPTDAVDEGYRESIVEALSAGVNVVDTAINYRHQRSERLVGEALDAADVDREEVVVATKGGFVPFDGARPDDPAAYVRSEFVDSGLVAPDDLARGSHAIAPDFIEAMLDRSLSNLAVDAVDCYYVHNPETQLQARSREAVYDALEAAFERLERRRAAGDVGGYGVATWEAFRVPRSHDAYLSLPEVVSRAESAAETVGVDDCGLIAVQLPFNVAMADAFTVAAHRHPEEDRDVSALEYAQSAGLDVVASATLAQGDLAASIPAAVDAELRGETPAQRAINFARSAPGVTTALVGTSSPAHVPENVAAGTFEPLGARAFDAVFE from the coding sequence ATGGCGACGAGTCAGGGGACCTGGGGCTACCGCGAACGCTTCGGCGACGCCTTCGCGCGCACCTACTTCCGTCGGTTCGGACCGGGCGTCGTGTCCAGCATCGGTCTCGGGACGTACCTCGGAACGCCGACCGACGCGGTCGACGAGGGCTACCGCGAATCGATCGTCGAAGCGCTCTCGGCGGGCGTCAACGTCGTCGACACGGCGATCAACTACCGGCACCAGCGGAGCGAGCGCCTCGTCGGCGAAGCGCTCGACGCCGCAGACGTCGATCGCGAGGAAGTCGTCGTCGCCACGAAAGGCGGGTTCGTCCCGTTCGACGGCGCTCGACCCGACGACCCGGCCGCGTACGTCCGGTCGGAGTTCGTCGATTCCGGCCTCGTCGCTCCGGACGACCTCGCGCGCGGGAGCCACGCGATCGCGCCCGACTTCATCGAGGCGATGCTCGATCGGTCCCTGTCGAACCTCGCAGTCGACGCGGTCGACTGCTACTACGTCCACAACCCCGAGACGCAACTGCAGGCCCGAAGCCGAGAGGCGGTCTACGACGCGCTGGAGGCGGCCTTCGAGCGCCTGGAACGCAGACGGGCCGCCGGCGACGTCGGCGGCTACGGCGTCGCGACCTGGGAGGCGTTTCGCGTGCCCCGGTCGCACGACGCCTACCTCTCGCTCCCCGAGGTCGTTTCCCGCGCCGAGTCTGCCGCCGAGACGGTCGGCGTCGACGACTGCGGCCTCATCGCCGTTCAGTTACCGTTCAACGTCGCGATGGCCGACGCGTTCACCGTGGCAGCGCACCGACACCCCGAGGAGGACAGAGACGTCAGCGCGCTCGAGTACGCCCAGTCTGCCGGCCTCGACGTCGTCGCGAGCGCGACGCTCGCCCAGGGCGACCTCGCAGCGTCGATTCCGGCGGCGGTCGACGCGGAGTTACGGGGGGAGACGCCGGCGCAGCGGGCGATCAACTTCGCGCGGAGCGCGCCGGGCGTCACGACCGCGCTCGTCGGAACGAGTTCCCCGGCACACGTCCCAGAGAACGTCGCCGCCGGGACGTTCGAGCCATTGGGTGCGCGGGCGTTCGACGCCGTCTTCGAATAA
- a CDS encoding DUF7559 family protein, producing the protein MPTTLEVRCANDECELDMFELHYTYDMPDSVGVADFVCPYCREGDSLEAIEL; encoded by the coding sequence ATGCCAACGACGCTCGAAGTTCGATGCGCAAACGACGAGTGCGAACTCGATATGTTCGAGCTTCACTACACGTACGATATGCCCGACAGCGTCGGCGTCGCAGACTTCGTCTGCCCGTACTGCCGTGAGGGCGACTCTCTGGAGGCGATCGAACTATGA
- a CDS encoding DUF7109 family protein has translation MTTALQSDQLAGVVDLFGALTPAELERALEELAFKQGSEVDESGLATAIEDAVASYALVRYDREGTTLLVPGPAAFPTLPENAEDLPHILEIRERDVDREAAARAVAERLRTEAARAVAEGDESAMRRLLDVTYDIAVWSDAVDVDDLRARLDDELDA, from the coding sequence GTGACGACCGCACTCCAGTCGGACCAACTGGCCGGCGTCGTCGATCTCTTCGGCGCGCTCACCCCGGCGGAACTCGAACGCGCGCTGGAAGAGTTGGCGTTCAAGCAGGGCTCGGAAGTCGACGAATCGGGGCTCGCGACCGCTATCGAGGACGCGGTGGCGTCCTACGCGCTGGTTCGGTACGACCGGGAGGGAACCACGCTCTTGGTGCCCGGCCCAGCGGCGTTCCCGACTCTCCCGGAGAACGCCGAAGACCTGCCGCACATCCTCGAAATCCGGGAGCGGGACGTCGACCGCGAGGCCGCCGCACGAGCGGTCGCCGAGCGGCTCAGAACCGAGGCCGCACGCGCGGTCGCCGAGGGGGACGAGTCCGCGATGCGACGGCTCCTGGACGTGACGTACGACATCGCCGTCTGGTCGGACGCGGTCGACGTCGACGACCTCCGGGCGCGACTCGACGACGAACTGGACGCGTAA
- a CDS encoding DHH family phosphoesterase, which produces MAYPAVAATIVVAVLATVVGLYALRRFERPMGTRFLEKLKDIDEVAVLLHPNPDPDAMATGIAVASLAEQVGTDPTVQFAGQVRHQENRAFETVLELDIEQIDHVSDVAAEHVVLVDHNRPRGFAGSDSVLPFAVVDHHPGDGTGEVFTDVRTDYGATASIVAEYFENVGAKPVPSAKHASEVDAPYTVPSTVATGLLYGILTDTKRLTSGCSAADFQAAGFLYPGVDEERLDRIANPAVSREVLELKARAIAGRDVRGPFAVSDVGRVSNVDAIPQAADELVQLEGVTAVVVLGECNGVVHLSGRSRDDRVHMGRTLDSAMSDVQDGSAGGHARMGGGQLPLNDGAIRTEFGGTLSREDLAERLFESMSGEV; this is translated from the coding sequence ATGGCCTATCCGGCCGTCGCGGCCACTATCGTCGTCGCGGTCCTCGCGACTGTCGTCGGCCTGTACGCCCTTCGCCGGTTCGAACGGCCGATGGGGACGCGTTTTCTGGAGAAACTGAAGGACATCGACGAAGTCGCGGTGCTGCTCCATCCGAACCCGGATCCGGACGCGATGGCGACGGGCATCGCCGTCGCAAGCCTCGCAGAGCAGGTCGGGACTGACCCGACGGTCCAGTTCGCCGGGCAAGTCCGTCACCAGGAGAACCGCGCCTTCGAGACGGTGCTGGAACTCGACATCGAACAGATCGATCACGTCAGCGACGTCGCCGCCGAACACGTCGTCCTCGTCGATCACAACCGTCCGCGGGGGTTCGCCGGGTCCGACAGTGTGCTCCCTTTCGCGGTCGTCGATCACCACCCCGGCGACGGCACCGGCGAGGTGTTCACCGACGTCCGAACCGATTACGGGGCGACCGCCAGCATCGTCGCCGAGTACTTCGAGAACGTGGGGGCAAAGCCCGTTCCCTCGGCGAAACACGCCAGCGAGGTGGACGCGCCCTACACCGTCCCATCGACCGTCGCGACCGGACTCCTGTACGGGATCTTGACCGACACGAAGCGGCTGACTTCGGGGTGCTCGGCCGCCGACTTCCAGGCCGCCGGGTTCCTGTACCCCGGCGTCGACGAGGAACGACTGGATCGGATCGCGAACCCGGCGGTGTCCAGAGAAGTGCTCGAATTGAAGGCGCGGGCGATCGCCGGCCGCGACGTCCGCGGCCCGTTCGCCGTCAGCGACGTCGGCCGCGTCTCGAACGTCGACGCCATCCCGCAGGCGGCGGACGAACTCGTCCAACTGGAGGGCGTCACCGCGGTCGTGGTCCTCGGCGAGTGCAACGGCGTCGTCCACCTCTCCGGTCGGTCTCGCGACGACCGGGTGCATATGGGGCGGACGCTCGATTCGGCGATGTCGGACGTCCAGGACGGATCTGCGGGCGGACACGCGCGGATGGGCGGCGGCCAACTCCCCCTGAACGACGGCGCGATCCGGACCGAGTTCGGCGGGACGCTCTCCCGGGAGGACCTCGCCGAACGACTCTTCGAGTCGATGTCCGGCGAGGTGTGA
- a CDS encoding HVO_0758 family zinc finger protein, giving the protein MKTTRKGLRDGELEKDTYGRLNCAECGETLNTENDPDEVYTVRRCANCEREWKELR; this is encoded by the coding sequence ATGAAGACGACCCGGAAGGGCCTACGGGACGGGGAATTAGAGAAAGACACGTACGGGCGGCTAAACTGCGCCGAGTGCGGGGAGACGCTGAACACCGAGAACGATCCCGACGAAGTGTACACGGTTCGGCGGTGCGCAAACTGCGAGCGCGAGTGGAAAGAGCTCCGGTAG
- a CDS encoding metal-dependent transcriptional regulator: MNTADQYVKAIYLLQQMENGPASTGALADRLGVSPASANEMIGKLESRGLAEHEKYKGVALTDEGIVRARDALQTYCIIERFLSNVLSVEEFRAEARELEPVIDDLVAERLDTIIDRSSECPDCFDPETDACCHLDVPTETVDTEEQHAD; the protein is encoded by the coding sequence ATGAACACGGCCGACCAGTACGTGAAGGCGATCTACCTCCTCCAGCAGATGGAGAACGGTCCCGCCTCGACCGGGGCGCTCGCGGACCGTCTGGGCGTGAGTCCCGCGAGCGCGAACGAGATGATCGGGAAACTCGAATCGCGGGGGCTCGCAGAGCACGAGAAGTACAAGGGCGTCGCCCTCACCGACGAGGGGATCGTCCGCGCCCGCGACGCCCTCCAGACGTACTGCATCATCGAACGCTTCCTCTCGAACGTGCTCTCGGTCGAGGAGTTCCGCGCGGAAGCCCGCGAACTCGAACCGGTCATCGACGACCTGGTCGCCGAGCGACTCGACACGATCATCGACCGGAGTTCGGAGTGCCCGGACTGTTTCGATCCGGAGACCGACGCGTGCTGTCACCTCGACGTCCCGACCGAGACCGTCGACACCGAGGAGCAGCACGCGGACTGA
- a CDS encoding glycosyl transferase family 2 codes for MEYVQTRVATLHDLSDPLPAAPTDRTAVVVPMTEREYETDAANRVLRVLEGLEPARVVVPLRAAPDRVGPVREWLSGYDLALDLLWCDGPRVASLLSEAGLDGGRGKGRDVWLGLGRATEEEFVVVHDADTTTYDESFVRRLLFPLTRGYDFSKGYYARVEDDSLYGRLFRLFYVPLVRALVDEHPEPYLAYLDAFRYALAGEFAATAEMARRIQTPRKWGLEVGTLGDAFDVAGFEGTAQVDLGRYEHDHRTVEGSAGLSDMSRSVGETLLRTVGEHGIEPDFATLPRRYRETANTLVDQYALDAAFNDFRFDRDHELSQVSQYAAAVAEPSGADDRLPAWEDAPLSADAVVAAAEADADEAADAGRTGVAAADATGFGE; via the coding sequence ATGGAGTACGTGCAAACGCGTGTAGCGACGCTCCACGACCTCTCGGACCCGCTGCCGGCCGCGCCGACGGACCGCACGGCGGTCGTCGTCCCGATGACGGAGCGCGAGTACGAGACCGACGCCGCGAACCGCGTGCTACGCGTCCTCGAGGGCCTCGAGCCGGCGCGCGTCGTCGTGCCGCTCCGCGCCGCGCCGGATCGAGTCGGTCCCGTTCGTGAGTGGCTCTCGGGGTACGACCTCGCCCTGGACCTGCTGTGGTGTGACGGGCCGCGAGTCGCGTCGCTCCTCTCGGAGGCCGGTCTCGACGGCGGCCGCGGCAAGGGACGCGACGTGTGGCTGGGACTCGGGCGGGCCACCGAGGAGGAGTTCGTCGTCGTCCACGACGCCGACACGACGACGTACGACGAGTCGTTCGTCCGCCGGCTGCTGTTCCCGCTCACGCGAGGCTACGACTTCTCGAAGGGGTACTACGCTCGCGTCGAGGACGACTCCCTCTACGGGCGGCTCTTCCGTCTCTTCTACGTTCCGCTCGTCAGGGCTCTGGTCGACGAACACCCGGAACCGTACCTCGCGTACCTCGACGCGTTCCGGTACGCGCTCGCCGGCGAGTTCGCCGCGACCGCCGAGATGGCGCGCCGGATCCAGACGCCCCGAAAGTGGGGGCTCGAGGTCGGGACGCTCGGCGACGCGTTCGACGTCGCCGGGTTCGAGGGGACGGCCCAGGTCGACCTCGGCCGCTACGAACACGACCACCGAACCGTCGAGGGCTCGGCCGGGCTCTCGGATATGAGCCGATCGGTCGGCGAGACGCTCCTGCGGACCGTCGGCGAGCACGGGATCGAGCCGGATTTCGCGACGCTCCCGAGGCGCTACCGGGAGACGGCGAACACGCTGGTGGATCAGTACGCACTCGACGCCGCGTTCAACGACTTCCGGTTCGATCGCGATCACGAACTGTCTCAAGTGTCGCAGTACGCCGCCGCTGTCGCGGAACCGTCCGGGGCCGACGACCGACTCCCCGCCTGGGAGGACGCGCCGCTCTCCGCGGACGCGGTGGTCGCGGCGGCCGAAGCGGACGCCGACGAGGCGGCCGACGCGGGCCGCACCGGCGTCGCAGCCGCCGATGCGACGGGGTTCGGAGAGTGA
- a CDS encoding ferritin-like domain-containing protein, translating to MSVGHQVTSDHQLARLLQIGIVLEEVVEARSYHHYQSLDDAPKLDSEIETLLEHAASESAEHRERLEALVDELDAESIPFDEIEALVQAQYGGTEPEDFDDILYDQLCNEETAYKFYDDLIGALRASEATFGIDRDRLIDTLVEIREEEAEGVEEVTKVMNDRQ from the coding sequence GTGAGCGTGGGTCACCAGGTGACCTCCGATCACCAGCTCGCGCGCCTCCTCCAGATCGGAATCGTGCTGGAGGAAGTGGTGGAGGCCCGTTCGTACCACCACTACCAGTCCCTCGACGACGCCCCGAAACTCGACTCGGAGATCGAGACGCTCTTAGAGCACGCCGCGTCCGAGTCGGCCGAACACCGCGAGCGGCTCGAAGCGCTCGTCGACGAACTCGACGCCGAGAGCATTCCGTTCGACGAGATCGAGGCGCTCGTCCAGGCCCAGTACGGAGGAACCGAACCGGAGGACTTCGACGACATCCTCTACGATCAGCTCTGTAACGAGGAGACGGCGTACAAGTTCTACGACGATCTCATCGGTGCGCTCCGGGCGTCGGAGGCCACGTTCGGGATCGATCGCGACCGACTCATCGACACCCTCGTCGAGATCCGCGAGGAAGAAGCCGAGGGCGTCGAGGAAGTGACGAAAGTTATGAACGACCGCCAATGA
- a CDS encoding SDR family oxidoreductase has translation MTIEDNVALVTGASAGIGEATVRALAREGANVALAARRRERLEEIADELESSFDAETLVVPTDVRDETAVKSMVETTVETFGRLDILVNNAGLGVGGDVEETTSEEYRLMMETNVDGVFFATQAAVPHLRKTSGNLVFVGSFAGQYPRPTNPMYAATKWWVRGFAHSVEGQIGPDGIGVSVVNPTEVRTEFGSEEGDSLEERFEPEEVTEPEEIANAIVFAASQDRSTVHEIDLYRRDKFEGW, from the coding sequence GTGACCATAGAGGACAACGTCGCCCTCGTCACGGGGGCTAGCGCTGGAATCGGTGAAGCGACGGTGCGCGCTCTCGCACGCGAGGGAGCGAATGTCGCCCTCGCAGCGCGGCGGCGAGAACGACTCGAAGAGATCGCCGACGAGCTCGAATCGTCGTTTGACGCCGAGACGCTCGTCGTCCCGACAGACGTTCGCGACGAGACGGCGGTTAAGTCGATGGTCGAGACGACGGTCGAGACGTTCGGCCGACTCGACATCCTCGTGAATAACGCGGGGCTCGGCGTCGGCGGCGACGTTGAAGAGACGACGAGCGAGGAGTACCGCCTGATGATGGAGACGAACGTCGACGGCGTCTTCTTCGCGACGCAGGCGGCGGTACCGCATTTACGAAAGACGAGTGGGAACCTCGTGTTCGTCGGGAGTTTCGCGGGGCAGTACCCCCGACCCACGAATCCGATGTACGCGGCGACGAAGTGGTGGGTCCGCGGCTTCGCACACAGCGTCGAGGGGCAGATCGGTCCGGACGGCATCGGCGTCAGCGTCGTCAACCCCACCGAGGTCCGGACCGAGTTCGGCAGCGAAGAGGGCGATTCGCTCGAAGAACGGTTCGAACCCGAAGAGGTTACCGAACCCGAAGAGATCGCGAACGCCATAGTCTTCGCCGCGTCCCAAGATCGATCGACGGTCCACGAGATCGATCTGTACCGGCGCGATAAGTTCGAAGGGTGGTGA